From one Streptomyces sp. R41 genomic stretch:
- a CDS encoding TetR/AcrR family transcriptional regulator, with the protein MTPTNDRVVPPAARRRRRPTKTGVVLSEELIVETALRLLKEHGADALTVRRLGLALGADPSALYRYFRDTDDLLLAIADELIGRTLRTWHPTGDWRADLRDLGLRMHSGSLAHPQAAVLSSYRVTGRVHEIEAVETILGVLRGAGFPDPEAVRIYHAFVDQALAFAALDAASVALPRAAREAEAGVWRATYARLPSDTHPHIAATARHLVRDMRHSAYPAALDMLLTAAAARLEELKEEGNAQTLPVRTPGASH; encoded by the coding sequence ATGACGCCCACGAACGACCGAGTCGTCCCGCCCGCCGCCCGCCGGCGCAGACGCCCCACCAAGACGGGCGTCGTACTCTCCGAGGAACTGATCGTCGAGACGGCGCTGCGGCTGCTCAAGGAGCACGGCGCCGACGCCCTCACCGTCCGCCGCCTGGGCCTCGCCCTGGGCGCCGACCCCAGCGCCCTGTACCGGTACTTCCGCGACACCGACGACCTGCTGCTCGCCATCGCCGACGAACTCATCGGCCGTACGCTGCGCACCTGGCACCCCACCGGAGACTGGCGGGCCGACCTGCGGGACCTCGGCCTGCGGATGCACTCCGGTTCCCTCGCGCATCCACAGGCCGCGGTGCTCAGCTCCTACCGCGTGACGGGCCGGGTCCACGAGATCGAGGCCGTCGAGACGATCCTCGGCGTGCTGCGCGGCGCCGGCTTCCCCGACCCCGAGGCCGTACGGATCTACCACGCGTTCGTCGACCAGGCGCTGGCCTTCGCGGCGCTCGACGCGGCGAGCGTCGCCCTTCCCCGGGCCGCCCGCGAGGCGGAGGCGGGGGTGTGGCGGGCGACGTACGCCCGGCTGCCCTCCGACACGCACCCGCACATCGCGGCGACGGCCCGCCACCTGGTGAGGGACATGCGGCACAGCGCGTATCCGGCGGCGCTGGACATGCTGTTGACCGCTGCGGCTGCCCGGCTCGAGGAGCTCAAGGAGGAAGGGAACGCACAGACGCTGCCTGTGAGAACGCCCGGCGCGTCACACTGA
- a CDS encoding pyridoxamine 5'-phosphate oxidase family protein, with translation MNPPARTTKQRKLDTLNRLENDEDAWVSTADGDGGPPYLIPLSFLWDGSTLLLATPAASPTGRNLRTTGKARLGIGPTRDVVIVEGTAETLEPAELPDGVGDAFAEKTGFDPRQLTAAYLYFRITPRRVQAWREANEISGRDLMRDGAWVVAD, from the coding sequence ATGAACCCGCCCGCCCGCACCACGAAGCAGCGCAAGCTGGATACGCTCAACCGGCTGGAGAACGACGAGGACGCGTGGGTGTCCACGGCCGACGGCGACGGGGGACCGCCGTATCTGATTCCGCTGTCCTTCCTCTGGGACGGGTCGACCCTGCTGCTGGCCACCCCGGCCGCCAGTCCGACCGGCCGGAACCTGCGGACGACCGGAAAGGCGCGCCTCGGCATCGGCCCGACCCGTGACGTGGTCATTGTCGAGGGCACCGCGGAGACGCTGGAACCGGCCGAGCTGCCGGACGGAGTCGGCGACGCCTTCGCCGAGAAGACCGGCTTCGACCCGCGTCAACTCACCGCCGCGTACCTCTACTTCCGCATCACCCCGCGGCGCGTACAGGCCTGGCGCGAGGCCAACGAGATCTCCGGACGCGACCTCATGCGCGACGGCGCGTGGGTGGTGGCCGACTGA
- a CDS encoding VOC family protein, whose protein sequence is MALVTAGVVVLDCAEPEKLATFYKDLLEAEETGATANRVEIRGADGMRMAFRRDVTATPPSWPRPENALQVHLDFHVSDLDEAERRVVGLGGRPLETKDAAGPYEERGYADPAGHSFTLRRAMRPTAPKQG, encoded by the coding sequence ATGGCACTGGTCACGGCAGGCGTCGTCGTGCTGGACTGCGCCGAGCCCGAGAAGCTCGCCACCTTCTACAAGGACCTGCTCGAAGCCGAGGAGACGGGCGCGACCGCGAACCGCGTGGAGATCAGGGGTGCCGACGGCATGCGGATGGCGTTTCGTCGCGACGTGACGGCGACGCCGCCGAGCTGGCCGCGCCCCGAGAACGCCCTCCAGGTCCATCTGGACTTCCATGTGTCGGACCTGGACGAGGCGGAACGCCGGGTCGTCGGCCTCGGCGGCCGCCCCCTCGAGACCAAGGACGCGGCCGGCCCGTACGAGGAACGCGGCTACGCCGACCCGGCCGGACACTCCTTCACGCTGCGCCGGGCGATGCGCCCGACAGCGCCCAAGCAGGGCTGA
- a CDS encoding DUF4235 domain-containing protein, whose protein sequence is MSQKRKKLKLPLAYKPLGLVLSWAGGALAGLAFQQTWKAIRHEEDAPDALDQDRGWGEVLLAAALQGAIFAVVRSAVDRTGAKAIERSTGVWPSSDKGGRE, encoded by the coding sequence GTGTCCCAGAAGCGGAAGAAGCTCAAACTCCCCCTCGCCTACAAGCCTCTGGGCTTGGTGCTGAGCTGGGCGGGCGGTGCCCTCGCGGGACTCGCCTTCCAGCAGACCTGGAAGGCGATACGTCACGAGGAGGACGCGCCGGACGCGCTGGACCAGGACCGCGGCTGGGGCGAGGTGCTGCTCGCCGCCGCCCTCCAGGGAGCGATCTTCGCGGTCGTGCGCAGCGCGGTGGACCGCACGGGCGCGAAGGCCATCGAGCGCTCCACGGGGGTGTGGCCTTCCTCGGACAAGGGCGGCCGGGAGTGA